A genomic region of Barnesiella viscericola DSM 18177 contains the following coding sequences:
- a CDS encoding sigma-54-dependent transcriptional regulator: MKSRILIVEDNVTLSQMQKDWLTREGYDVMTAIDAIVARRHIRRTDFDLILSDVRLPEGDGLSLLAWLKKEKPGIPVIIMTEYASYPDAVKAIKMGAKDYLPKPVHRERLFEIVKELMHPAVTIQHSLERLFKRDSAKAREALHLAKLVAPADISVLILGANGTGKESIARTIHFNSPRKDEPFVAVNCGAIPPELIASMFFGHVKGAFTGADSDRKGYFDAAKGGTLFLDEIGTLPYHTQSSLLRVLQENVYMPVGGNTERRADVRIVAATNENMEKSIAEGRFREDLYHRLCEFEIHQPSLAECPEDILPLAEFFRKKFSDELHKETSGFSADAERIMLAHSWSGNIRELQNRVRRAVLISKAPVIAASDLNIRKSTSDNVTKVVPDLRPIKDDEAEKQLIIRTLESSNGNKTKAAKMLNINPTTLYRKMNKYGIE, translated from the coding sequence ATGAAGAGCAGGATACTGATAGTTGAGGACAACGTGACCCTCTCCCAGATGCAGAAGGACTGGCTCACACGCGAGGGATATGACGTCATGACTGCAATAGATGCAATCGTGGCACGCAGGCATATACGCAGAACGGATTTTGACCTGATACTCTCTGATGTACGCCTGCCCGAAGGGGACGGTCTGTCACTGCTTGCTTGGCTGAAAAAAGAGAAGCCGGGCATTCCTGTTATCATTATGACGGAATATGCCTCATATCCCGATGCCGTCAAAGCCATAAAGATGGGCGCGAAGGATTATCTGCCAAAACCGGTACACCGTGAGCGACTGTTCGAGATTGTGAAGGAGCTGATGCATCCGGCTGTGACCATACAGCATTCTCTTGAACGGCTTTTCAAGCGTGACAGCGCGAAGGCGCGTGAGGCATTGCACCTGGCGAAGCTTGTAGCTCCTGCCGACATATCGGTGCTTATTCTCGGCGCCAACGGAACCGGCAAGGAGTCCATAGCCCGTACCATTCATTTCAACAGCCCAAGAAAAGACGAGCCGTTTGTCGCGGTGAACTGTGGCGCCATACCGCCGGAACTTATAGCCTCCATGTTCTTCGGCCATGTCAAAGGCGCTTTCACAGGAGCGGATTCCGACAGAAAAGGATATTTCGATGCCGCGAAAGGCGGCACTCTGTTCCTTGACGAGATCGGCACGCTCCCTTATCACACTCAATCATCATTGCTTAGGGTATTGCAGGAGAATGTATATATGCCGGTCGGAGGAAACACCGAACGCCGTGCCGATGTGCGCATAGTCGCGGCAACCAACGAGAATATGGAGAAATCCATAGCCGAAGGTCGTTTCCGCGAGGACCTTTATCACCGTCTTTGTGAGTTCGAGATACACCAGCCATCTCTGGCGGAATGTCCCGAAGATATCCTCCCGTTGGCCGAGTTCTTCCGCAAGAAGTTCTCTGATGAGCTTCACAAGGAGACATCCGGATTCAGCGCAGATGCCGAGCGGATTATGCTGGCACACTCATGGAGCGGCAACATACGCGAGCTTCAAAACCGGGTGCGTCGGGCTGTGCTTATTTCCAAAGCACCTGTTATCGCAGCTTCGGATTTGAATATCCGTAAATCCACAAGTGATAATGTCACAAAAGTCGTTCCCGATTTGCGCCCCATAAAGGATGATGAAGCTGAAAAGCAACTGATCATCCGCACTTTGGAATCAAGCAATGGCAATAAGACAAAGGCGGCGAAAATGCTCAACATCAATCCTACGACATTATATCGCAAGATGAACAAATACGGTATAGAGTAA
- a CDS encoding helix-turn-helix domain-containing protein, translating to MLYNETVHKMFTSLMERFDKMERAFERMNKLKDCLDGDTLLDNYDLCRLLGVTKRTLARYRQKKLIRYYMIDGRTYYKASEIQEFLQMKGKSLPAAVSH from the coding sequence ATGCTATATAACGAAACAGTGCATAAGATGTTTACCTCGCTCATGGAACGCTTTGACAAGATGGAGCGGGCATTCGAGCGGATGAACAAGCTAAAGGATTGTTTGGACGGCGACACGCTGCTCGACAATTACGACCTGTGCCGGTTGCTCGGCGTCACCAAGCGCACCCTTGCGAGATACCGCCAGAAGAAGCTTATCCGCTACTACATGATAGACGGACGTACCTACTACAAGGCATCCGAGATACAGGAATTCCTACAGATGAAAGGGAAGTCGCTACCCGCCGCCGTGAGCCACTGA
- a CDS encoding helix-turn-helix domain-containing protein — protein MEIISMDIRTFDALFSRIREIEEKSELLSRKHEDIGLKKWLDNEDVCNILGISKRTLQTYRDKGILPFSRIRNKLFYRPEDVEKLLQSSYYPNTSQL, from the coding sequence ATGGAAATAATAAGCATGGACATCAGAACTTTCGACGCCCTGTTCTCCAGAATCAGGGAAATCGAGGAAAAATCCGAACTGCTGAGCCGAAAGCACGAGGACATCGGCCTTAAGAAATGGCTCGACAATGAGGATGTATGCAACATTCTCGGAATCTCAAAGCGCACCTTGCAGACCTACCGCGACAAGGGTATCCTACCGTTCAGCCGTATAAGAAACAAGCTCTTCTACCGTCCGGAGGATGTAGAGAAACTGCTCCAATCATCGTATTACCCCAACACATCACAGTTATGA
- a CDS encoding helix-turn-helix domain-containing protein, whose translation MSHYFIDRQDPRVADLLRRLGNIGQALGQVESVARPMFKGDRFLTDEELSRLLKVSRRTLQEYRTARLIPYYIVQGKALYRESEIQSLLEKAHRKCVEEQKWL comes from the coding sequence ATGAGCCATTATTTTATCGACAGGCAGGATCCGCGTGTGGCAGACCTGTTGCGCCGCCTCGGAAACATCGGGCAGGCGCTCGGACAAGTTGAATCGGTAGCACGTCCCATGTTCAAGGGGGACAGGTTCCTCACTGACGAGGAACTGTCTCGCCTGCTGAAAGTGAGCCGGCGCACCTTGCAGGAATACCGCACCGCTCGTCTTATTCCTTACTACATTGTACAGGGAAAGGCCCTATACCGGGAATCCGAGATACAGAGCCTTCTTGAAAAGGCGCACCGGAAATGCGTGGAGGAACAGAAGTGGCTGTAA
- a CDS encoding site-specific integrase, with protein MKKDKDNNTPKRRSTFAILFYINRTKVRKDGTCQLLCKVSIDAEWEQIGTKVSVNPDIWNPEKGRADGRSANAVTVNRAIDSLTVEINEHYEDIRRSLGFVTAELVKNAMKGIGRKPSTLLALFREHNEEFHKRVGVDRTKESYESYLNSYRHLSAFVTGKRNMEDVPLRALDRAFYDDFEVFLGADRGLKPKSVHEHLYRLKKMTMRAVSQGTLRRDPYARLHPPLPRRKSRHMRLDDLKLLMEKQIDAPNLQRVRDWFIFSTFTGLAYADLKQLSEDDISQAPDGTWWIHVNRQKTGSRSAIRLLDIPMRIMEKYRDERQNGKIFNLYCRNHLIRLTRQLGEEYGFYLTFHKARHNFGTHITLSMGVPIETVSHMMGHKSITTTQIYAQVTDRKVDEDMKRLRMQATGSEITLIDESMDKAMEKRRKYNFRNKAGNGL; from the coding sequence ATGAAAAAGGATAAAGACAACAATACACCCAAACGGCGCAGCACATTCGCCATACTCTTCTACATCAACCGGACAAAAGTCCGCAAGGACGGGACATGCCAGCTTTTGTGCAAGGTCAGCATAGACGCCGAATGGGAGCAGATAGGCACGAAAGTGTCTGTGAATCCTGATATCTGGAACCCCGAAAAAGGGCGTGCCGACGGACGCAGTGCCAATGCCGTGACCGTGAACCGCGCCATAGACTCGCTGACAGTCGAGATAAACGAGCATTATGAGGATATAAGGCGCAGTCTTGGCTTCGTCACCGCCGAGCTTGTGAAGAACGCCATGAAAGGCATCGGTCGCAAGCCATCAACCCTTCTGGCCCTTTTCCGCGAGCATAACGAGGAGTTCCACAAGCGTGTGGGAGTAGACCGCACTAAGGAATCATATGAGAGCTATCTCAACTCCTACCGGCATCTGTCGGCATTTGTAACCGGGAAACGGAATATGGAGGATGTTCCGCTCCGCGCTCTTGACAGGGCTTTCTATGACGACTTCGAGGTGTTTCTCGGCGCAGACCGTGGGCTAAAACCCAAATCTGTCCATGAGCACCTTTACCGTCTGAAGAAGATGACGATGCGAGCCGTCAGTCAGGGTACACTCCGCCGTGACCCTTATGCGAGACTCCATCCCCCGTTGCCACGGCGCAAGAGCCGCCACATGAGGCTTGACGACTTGAAACTGCTTATGGAAAAGCAGATTGACGCCCCCAATCTCCAAAGAGTGCGCGACTGGTTTATCTTCTCGACATTCACCGGCCTTGCATACGCGGATCTCAAACAGTTGTCGGAGGATGACATATCCCAGGCTCCCGATGGCACATGGTGGATACACGTCAACAGGCAGAAGACCGGCAGCCGCTCGGCGATACGTCTGCTTGACATCCCAATGCGGATAATGGAGAAATACAGGGATGAGCGCCAAAACGGGAAGATTTTCAATCTATATTGCAGGAACCACTTGATAAGGTTGACCAGACAACTTGGCGAGGAATATGGATTTTACCTTACCTTTCACAAGGCGAGGCATAATTTCGGAACGCACATCACGCTGTCGATGGGCGTTCCTATTGAGACAGTCAGCCACATGATGGGACACAAGAGCATTACCACAACCCAGATATACGCCCAGGTGACTGACCGCAAGGTGGATGAGGACATGAAGCGTCTGCGTATGCAGGCAACCGGTTCTGAAATAACCTTGATTGACGAAAGCATGGATAAGGCAATGGAAAAGAGAAGGAAATATAATTTCAGGAACAAGGCGGGAAACGGCCTGTGA
- a CDS encoding site-specific integrase, with the protein MKKSGLKVSFYLKKSEISEDGLCPVMGRINVGRYSEAAFSAKLSASPKAWMLGRATGKSAASREINRQLDEIRASALSVYQELSAVRMGVTADDVKCQIQGMAFGQETLMGYFSTFIENFSKRVGVNRVHATLKSYHYTYKCLATFLETEYKLSDIPFTAIDRSFIDKYDIYLRTQRRLAISSVKFHTTRLKMIVSEAITDGIITADPFAGYEAEKPQREQKFLTSEELHRIMTTPLHDSRLYHVRDLFLFSCYTGIPYGDMCLLTEDNLETAEDGTVWIKSSRKKTKMEYEIPLLELPLRIIKKYRGMAPEGKLLPMYSNSTLNTYLKRIAKICGIERRLVYHCGRHTYATEITLAHGVPLETVSRMLGHNRITTTQIYAKVTDDKIGTDTQNLDSRIASRFTVAI; encoded by the coding sequence ATGAAAAAGAGCGGATTAAAGGTTTCGTTCTACCTTAAAAAGAGCGAGATATCGGAAGACGGCCTGTGCCCGGTGATGGGGCGCATAAATGTCGGCAGATACTCCGAGGCGGCTTTCAGCGCGAAGCTCTCGGCATCGCCGAAGGCATGGATGCTCGGCCGTGCCACGGGCAAGAGCGCCGCGTCGAGGGAAATCAACCGCCAGCTTGACGAAATCAGGGCAAGCGCACTTTCCGTCTATCAGGAACTGTCGGCTGTCCGCATGGGCGTGACTGCCGATGATGTGAAGTGCCAGATACAGGGCATGGCTTTCGGACAGGAGACACTGATGGGATATTTCAGCACGTTCATAGAGAATTTCTCAAAGCGTGTCGGCGTGAACCGGGTCCATGCCACTTTGAAATCCTACCATTACACATACAAATGCCTGGCAACATTTCTGGAAACGGAATATAAGTTGTCCGACATTCCGTTTACGGCTATCGACCGTTCCTTCATAGACAAGTATGACATCTACCTGCGTACACAGCGCCGACTCGCTATATCCTCCGTGAAATTCCATACCACACGGTTGAAGATGATAGTGTCGGAGGCTATCACCGACGGCATAATAACCGCAGATCCTTTTGCCGGATACGAGGCGGAGAAGCCACAGCGTGAGCAGAAGTTCCTTACTTCGGAGGAACTCCACCGGATTATGACGACACCGCTTCATGACAGCCGTCTGTACCATGTCCGCGACCTCTTCCTGTTCTCCTGCTATACAGGCATTCCATACGGCGATATGTGTCTTCTGACTGAGGATAATCTTGAAACTGCCGAGGACGGTACGGTTTGGATAAAATCCTCGCGCAAAAAGACGAAGATGGAATATGAGATACCGTTGCTTGAGTTGCCGTTGAGGATTATCAAGAAATACCGTGGAATGGCACCTGAAGGGAAACTTCTGCCGATGTACAGCAACTCCACCCTGAACACATATTTGAAAAGGATTGCCAAGATATGCGGCATAGAGCGCAGACTGGTCTATCACTGCGGGCGTCATACCTACGCCACCGAAATCACGCTGGCGCACGGTGTGCCGCTTGAGACCGTCAGCCGTATGCTGGGACATAACCGGATTACCACGACGCAGATCTACGCGAAAGTGACCGATGACAAAATCGGCACAGACACACAGAACCTTGACAGCCGGATAGCGTCACGCTTCACTGTCGCCATTTAA
- a CDS encoding translation initiation factor gives MKKDNDWKDRLNIVYSTNPDFQFEKDEEVEPETLEPARQQLRISLDKRNRNGKSVTLVTGFVGTADDLHTLAKKLKTKCGVGGSDKEGEILIQGDFRQKVLDILLAEGYRARII, from the coding sequence ATGAAAAAGGATAACGATTGGAAAGATCGACTGAATATTGTCTATTCGACAAACCCCGATTTCCAGTTTGAAAAGGACGAGGAGGTGGAGCCCGAGACGCTCGAACCGGCCCGGCAGCAACTGCGCATCTCACTCGACAAGCGCAACCGCAACGGGAAATCGGTCACTCTCGTGACCGGCTTCGTGGGAACGGCCGACGACCTGCACACGCTGGCCAAGAAGTTGAAGACCAAGTGCGGCGTGGGCGGCTCGGACAAGGAGGGCGAGATTTTGATTCAGGGCGATTTCCGTCAGAAAGTGTTGGATATTTTGTTGGCCGAGGGCTACCGGGCCCGCATAATCTGA